The Lysobacter enzymogenes genome window below encodes:
- a CDS encoding FG-GAP repeat domain-containing protein, producing MAWKMWIGAGGFALIAAVSWSRAPAAKPVQDAAAAAQDSGPIGGAPAPDRSRGEFAAGPAAPAVSAPSDNGYALSEGQRYRPRRTGSATRYADFSSVEAGDVNGDGRIDLVATTLDHTVQVFLQQAQGGLSFTPQVWGYPSNLDRPVRLLLADLNGDGAADIVTQRSAMSAAQSLPSDFNVLLSNGNGGFLAPRPFPLDWAIDSPAAADVDQDGRLDIVGLTLNPIDACRSFPSQRNDCWRLRVLYGDGNGGVREQAALPFEGIDIRLEAVRDFDGDGLRDILYSETVPANGTRRLRWWRQLPQGGFAAPAVLIDTVPSAPAKELTFGDFNGDGRLDALTIGGSPDYSLLFVQQAGGGFAPGQPQPATQTAKSRVLSEDFDGDGRTDLAYIRQVDYVGNVAVDALGYHLQRDGALGAAQWNSTSTTLPQRTPGYRQIDYGDFNGDGCLDVAVAASDQGLAFFYGSGCQQASVSSQDYRIEQNQSLTGAATAAMAVSPPTPQPPIQRQPPARRQVLLDRGEGHGQGLARRQPLNQRQMQLRRQMLAQRQYQTQNRRGGLSRRVTTAPARTPMRLMRYWRKR from the coding sequence TTGGCTTGGAAGATGTGGATCGGCGCCGGCGGTTTCGCGCTGATCGCGGCCGTGTCGTGGTCGCGCGCGCCGGCGGCGAAGCCGGTTCAGGACGCCGCAGCGGCGGCGCAGGACAGCGGACCCATCGGCGGCGCGCCGGCGCCCGACCGCAGCCGCGGCGAATTCGCCGCCGGGCCCGCGGCGCCGGCGGTCTCCGCCCCCAGCGACAACGGCTATGCGCTGAGCGAAGGCCAGCGCTACCGGCCGCGCAGGACCGGCAGCGCGACCCGCTACGCCGACTTCAGTTCGGTCGAAGCCGGCGACGTCAACGGCGACGGCCGCATCGACCTGGTCGCCACCACCTTGGACCATACCGTGCAGGTGTTCCTGCAGCAGGCGCAGGGCGGGCTGAGCTTCACCCCGCAGGTGTGGGGCTATCCCAGCAATCTGGACCGGCCGGTGCGTTTGCTGCTGGCCGACCTCAACGGCGACGGCGCCGCCGACATCGTCACCCAGCGTTCGGCGATGAGCGCGGCGCAGAGCCTGCCCAGCGATTTCAACGTGCTGCTGTCGAACGGCAACGGCGGCTTCCTCGCGCCGCGGCCGTTCCCGCTCGACTGGGCGATCGATTCCCCGGCGGCCGCCGACGTCGATCAGGACGGCCGCCTGGACATCGTCGGCCTGACGCTCAATCCCATCGACGCCTGCCGCTCGTTCCCGTCGCAACGCAACGACTGCTGGCGCCTGCGCGTGCTGTACGGCGACGGCAACGGCGGCGTGCGCGAGCAGGCGGCGCTGCCGTTCGAAGGCATCGACATCCGCCTGGAGGCGGTGCGCGATTTCGACGGCGACGGGCTGCGCGACATTCTCTATTCCGAGACGGTGCCGGCGAACGGAACCCGGCGCCTGCGCTGGTGGCGGCAGTTGCCGCAGGGCGGTTTCGCCGCGCCGGCGGTGCTGATCGACACGGTTCCGAGCGCGCCGGCGAAGGAGCTCACGTTCGGCGACTTCAACGGCGACGGGCGCCTGGATGCGCTGACCATCGGCGGCAGCCCGGACTATTCCTTGCTGTTCGTGCAGCAGGCCGGCGGCGGTTTCGCTCCGGGCCAGCCGCAGCCGGCGACGCAGACGGCGAAGTCGCGCGTGCTGAGCGAGGATTTCGACGGCGACGGCCGCACCGACCTGGCCTACATCCGCCAGGTCGACTACGTCGGCAACGTCGCGGTCGACGCGCTCGGCTACCACCTGCAGCGCGACGGCGCGCTGGGCGCGGCGCAATGGAACTCGACGTCGACGACCCTGCCGCAGCGCACGCCGGGTTATCGCCAGATCGACTACGGCGATTTCAACGGCGACGGTTGCCTCGACGTGGCGGTGGCGGCGTCGGACCAGGGGCTGGCGTTCTTCTACGGCAGCGGCTGCCAGCAGGCGTCGGTAAGCTCGCAGGATTACCGGATCGAGCAGAACCAGTCGCTGACCGGCGCTGCGACGGCGGCGATGGCGGTCAGCCCGCCGACGCCGCAGCCGCCGATCCAGCGGCAACCGCCGGCGCGCCGGCAGGTGTTGCTGGACCGCGGCGAAGGGCACGGTCAGGGACTGGCCCGGCGCCAGCCGCTGAACCAGCGGCAGATGCAGTTGCGCAGGCAGATGTTGGCGCAACGCCAGTATCAGACGCAGAACCGCCGCGGCGGCCTGTCGCGGCGCGTCACCACCGCGCCGGCGCGCACGCCGATGCGGCTCATGCGCTACTGGCGCAAGCGCTGA
- a CDS encoding CVNH domain-containing protein, producing the protein MNRSIVSTVCLLLCLGLAHAAPPAAKPAAGKGLDAGFPKAAASACALPPKVDPFTFWDSCKDVRMNGCTLEANCRKADGSWRNATFDMNKFPQCYSDFFGGRNLVNRNGTLCCGYAGTPQICGT; encoded by the coding sequence ATGAATCGCTCGATCGTATCGACCGTCTGTCTGCTGCTGTGCCTCGGCCTCGCCCACGCCGCGCCGCCGGCGGCCAAGCCCGCCGCGGGCAAGGGCCTCGACGCCGGATTCCCCAAGGCCGCCGCTTCGGCGTGCGCGCTGCCGCCCAAGGTGGATCCCTTCACCTTCTGGGACAGCTGCAAGGACGTGCGCATGAACGGCTGCACGCTGGAAGCGAACTGCCGCAAGGCCGACGGCAGCTGGCGCAACGCCACCTTCGACATGAACAAGTTCCCGCAGTGCTATTCCGATTTCTTCGGCGGCCGCAACCTGGTCAACCGCAACGGTACGCTGTGCTGCGGTTACGCGGGTACGCCGCAGATCTGCGGGACCTGA
- a CDS encoding DUF6445 family protein — MTTSLIVVDDFFGHAEDLRQAGLRLTYPDQQGAFPGRNSQERIELEGLEQHVSGIVGERLKTISPLGSHAKFRITLGRDEGRGKVHVDPGYWSGILYLSRPQDCRGGTEFFRHRRTNTDRRPMNDRELAELGYASIDDAHRDIIERDGMDDSCWEPTMTVPMRFNRLVLLRPWLWHTAGPGFGDTPENGRFVYLMFFAAG; from the coding sequence ATGACCACTTCGCTGATCGTCGTCGACGATTTTTTCGGCCACGCCGAAGACCTGCGCCAAGCCGGGCTCCGGCTGACCTATCCGGATCAGCAGGGCGCGTTCCCGGGGCGCAATTCGCAGGAGCGGATCGAGCTGGAAGGCCTGGAGCAGCACGTCTCCGGCATCGTCGGCGAACGGCTCAAGACCATTTCGCCGCTGGGCTCGCACGCCAAGTTCCGCATCACCCTGGGCCGCGACGAAGGCCGCGGCAAGGTCCACGTGGACCCGGGCTATTGGTCGGGCATCTTGTACCTGAGCCGGCCGCAGGATTGCCGCGGCGGCACCGAGTTCTTCCGCCACCGCCGCACCAACACCGACCGCCGCCCGATGAACGACCGCGAGCTCGCGGAGTTGGGCTACGCCTCGATCGACGACGCCCACCGCGACATCATCGAGCGCGACGGCATGGACGACAGCTGCTGGGAACCGACCATGACCGTGCCGATGCGCTTCAACCGGCTGGTGCTGCTGCGGCCGTGGCTGTGGCACACGGCCGGTCCGGGCTTCGGCGACACGCCCGAGAACGGGCGCTTCGTCTATCTGATGTTCTTCGCCGCGGGCTGA
- a CDS encoding SecDF P1 head subdomain-containing protein: protein MAAALALGAAGCARVPEAEPVRGDVAFYLVDEGAVEGARTVPVLRPYPGQPPRLALQSVPAVARGQVVQVALRDEDNGGASLELKLSADGAKRLGQATRDNVGKRMAVVVGGVAVNVATIQSEISSDRLQVSGLSRIEAQDLHRELVKGR from the coding sequence TTGGCCGCGGCGCTGGCGCTGGGCGCGGCCGGCTGCGCGCGCGTGCCCGAGGCCGAGCCGGTGCGCGGCGATGTCGCGTTCTATCTGGTCGACGAAGGCGCGGTCGAAGGGGCCCGGACCGTGCCGGTGCTGCGGCCGTATCCGGGCCAGCCGCCGCGCCTGGCGCTGCAATCGGTGCCGGCGGTCGCGCGCGGCCAGGTCGTGCAGGTCGCGCTGCGCGACGAAGACAACGGCGGCGCGAGCCTGGAACTGAAGCTCAGCGCGGACGGCGCGAAGCGTCTGGGCCAGGCGACCCGCGACAACGTCGGCAAGCGCATGGCCGTGGTGGTCGGCGGGGTGGCGGTCAACGTGGCCACCATCCAGAGCGAAATCTCCAGCGATCGCCTGCAGGTGAGCGGCTTGAGCCGGATCGAAGCGCAAGACCTCCATCGCGAGCTGGTCAAAGGGCGGTAA
- the phaZ7 gene encoding extracellular native short-chain-length polyhydroxyalkanoate depolymerase PhaZ7: MFRSTLQWLSASAATLALAAAGGFAALVPADAYALDCGANNGYTCQGAASQYAGGFAPGVGSGGFGGGDCVATRTPVVFIAGNGDSAISFDMPPAAVGGYATPANSVYDELKARGYNDCELFGITYLDADERASPQYNYHQPGKYQILKTFIDKVKLYTGRSQVDIVAHSLGSSMALATLRYYGYQASVRRFVNIGGGLRGLQTCLSTGYQSPYAPTCNAEAYVFPYDYYTFGLYPSTGVAYYGYNRWTGSGSNSLRAMPAMYSSIAFYTITAGRYDQIQCFTTSYSAGCADSALFAAASNLKAQVDIGFGSSAYAYDWDWSDGSPYNIGGGDTSQGVGHFRSKTNAGRIVYNMLATTCTTGCANGYVGVNGPAVNR, translated from the coding sequence ATGTTCCGCAGCACGCTCCAATGGCTTTCCGCCAGCGCCGCGACGCTGGCCCTGGCCGCCGCCGGCGGCTTCGCCGCGCTGGTGCCGGCCGACGCCTACGCGCTGGATTGCGGCGCCAACAACGGCTACACCTGCCAGGGCGCCGCCAGCCAGTACGCCGGCGGCTTCGCGCCCGGCGTCGGCAGCGGCGGTTTCGGCGGCGGCGACTGCGTCGCCACGCGCACGCCGGTGGTGTTCATCGCCGGCAACGGCGACAGCGCGATCAGCTTCGACATGCCGCCGGCCGCGGTCGGCGGCTACGCGACCCCGGCCAACTCGGTCTACGACGAACTCAAGGCGCGCGGCTACAACGATTGCGAACTGTTCGGCATCACCTACCTCGACGCCGACGAGCGCGCCTCGCCGCAGTACAACTACCACCAGCCGGGCAAGTACCAGATCCTCAAGACCTTCATCGACAAGGTGAAGCTCTACACCGGCCGCAGCCAGGTCGACATCGTCGCCCATTCGCTGGGGTCGTCGATGGCGCTGGCCACGCTGCGCTATTACGGCTACCAGGCCAGCGTGCGCCGCTTCGTCAACATCGGCGGCGGCCTGCGCGGCCTGCAGACCTGCCTGAGCACCGGCTACCAGTCGCCGTACGCGCCGACCTGCAACGCCGAAGCCTATGTGTTCCCGTACGACTACTACACCTTCGGCTTGTATCCGAGCACCGGCGTGGCCTATTACGGCTACAACCGCTGGACCGGCAGCGGCAGCAACAGCCTGCGGGCGATGCCGGCGATGTATTCCTCGATCGCGTTCTACACCATCACCGCCGGGCGCTACGACCAGATCCAGTGCTTCACCACCAGCTACTCCGCCGGTTGCGCCGACAGCGCGCTGTTCGCCGCGGCGAGCAACCTCAAGGCCCAGGTCGACATCGGCTTCGGCTCGTCGGCGTACGCCTACGACTGGGACTGGAGCGACGGCAGCCCGTACAACATCGGCGGCGGCGACACCAGCCAAGGCGTCGGGCACTTCCGTTCCAAGACCAATGCCGGGCGCATCGTCTACAACATGCTGGCGACTACGTGCACGACCGGTTGCGCGAACGGCTATGTCGGCGTCAACGGGCCGGCGGTCAATCGCTGA
- a CDS encoding response regulator transcription factor, giving the protein MSTISLRPAPDGEDDLLQAAAARTCPPLSPTERAVLLAAARGAEDKQIAAQLGCSISTVRTMWQRIYQKTGRHSRRKLVAALWSEALRGLGAVVV; this is encoded by the coding sequence ATGTCTACGATCTCACTGCGTCCCGCGCCCGACGGCGAGGACGACCTGTTGCAGGCCGCCGCCGCGCGCACCTGCCCGCCCTTGAGCCCGACGGAACGCGCGGTGCTGCTCGCCGCCGCGCGCGGCGCCGAGGACAAGCAGATCGCGGCGCAACTGGGCTGCTCGATCTCGACCGTGCGCACGATGTGGCAGCGCATTTACCAAAAGACCGGCCGCCATTCGCGGCGCAAGCTGGTCGCCGCATTGTGGTCGGAAGCGCTGCGCGGACTCGGCGCTGTCGTTGTTTAA
- a CDS encoding M13 family metallopeptidase, with amino-acid sequence MNLSRLSLTVALAAALAVPSVHAAGNAAAKAKPVLGEFGVDLTARDPNVKPGDDFNRYVSGHWLATYELKDYEVAYGSFLKLRDESEADVHAIIDELTKQKDLPAGSEKQKLRDYYASYMDRAARDAAGIKPLQPVLDKIAKIDSKGALVAAFGASDLDATAAPLRFSVDLDRKNPDQYLVGLRVAGLGLPDRDYYLNQDARFVGIRTAYLAHIERMLGFAGVKDGKARAQAVLDLETALAKPQWERAQLRNRDKTYNVSAFADFAKQYPGYDWAAQIKAQGMPALDKVNVNTPSAVQPVIDAIAATPLPVWRDYLTFHAVRNNAALLSREIDDAAFAFNGKALSGQKAQRDDWKRAVAAVTDSDGLGDAMGKLYVERHFSPQAKAAMQQLVENLRKALRANIEKIDWMGADTKTEAYRKLDSFRPKVGYPDKWRDYSSVTIVAGDLMANTQQMRRYQRADQVRRIGTRTDRDEWFMTPQTVNAYYNSTFNEIVFPAGILQAPFFDLNADAAVNYGGIGAVIGHEMGHGFDDQGSKSDYAGIQRNWWTDQDRSRFEQLTKALGAQYDAFCPLPGQCVNGQLTMGENIGDLGGVSMAYTAYQLSLGGKPAPKIDGFSGDQRFFLSWGQIWRGKYRDEALLNQLKTNPHSPSQYRANGPLRNFDPWYRAFEVKPGDAMYIAPEQRVRIW; translated from the coding sequence ATGAATCTCTCCCGCCTGAGCCTGACCGTGGCGCTCGCCGCCGCGCTGGCCGTTCCTTCCGTCCACGCCGCCGGCAACGCCGCGGCCAAGGCCAAGCCCGTGCTCGGCGAGTTCGGCGTCGATCTGACCGCGCGCGACCCCAACGTCAAGCCCGGCGACGATTTCAACCGCTACGTCAGCGGCCATTGGCTGGCGACGTACGAGCTGAAGGACTACGAAGTCGCGTACGGCTCGTTCCTCAAGCTGCGCGACGAATCCGAAGCCGACGTGCACGCGATCATCGACGAGCTGACCAAGCAGAAGGACCTGCCCGCGGGCAGCGAGAAGCAGAAGCTGCGCGACTACTACGCCAGCTACATGGACCGCGCGGCGCGCGACGCGGCCGGGATCAAGCCGCTGCAGCCGGTGCTCGACAAGATCGCCAAGATCGATTCCAAGGGCGCGCTGGTCGCCGCGTTCGGCGCCAGCGACCTGGACGCCACCGCCGCGCCGCTGCGCTTCAGCGTCGACCTGGACCGCAAGAATCCGGACCAGTACCTGGTCGGCCTGCGCGTCGCCGGCCTGGGCCTGCCGGACCGCGATTACTACCTCAACCAGGACGCGCGCTTCGTCGGCATCCGCACCGCGTACCTGGCCCATATCGAGCGCATGCTCGGCTTCGCCGGGGTCAAGGACGGCAAGGCGCGCGCGCAGGCGGTGCTGGATCTGGAAACCGCGCTGGCCAAGCCGCAGTGGGAACGCGCGCAGCTGCGCAACCGCGACAAGACCTACAACGTCTCCGCGTTCGCCGACTTCGCCAAGCAGTACCCGGGCTACGACTGGGCCGCGCAGATCAAGGCGCAGGGCATGCCGGCGCTGGACAAGGTCAACGTCAACACGCCCAGCGCGGTGCAGCCGGTGATCGATGCGATCGCCGCGACCCCGCTGCCGGTGTGGCGCGACTACCTGACCTTCCACGCCGTGCGCAACAACGCCGCGCTGCTCAGCCGCGAGATCGACGATGCGGCCTTCGCCTTCAACGGCAAGGCGCTCAGCGGCCAGAAGGCGCAGCGCGACGACTGGAAGCGCGCGGTCGCCGCGGTCACCGACAGCGACGGCCTCGGCGACGCGATGGGCAAGCTGTACGTGGAACGCCACTTCTCGCCGCAGGCCAAGGCGGCGATGCAGCAACTGGTGGAGAACCTGCGCAAGGCGCTGCGCGCCAACATCGAGAAGATCGACTGGATGGGCGCGGACACCAAGACCGAGGCCTACCGCAAGCTCGACAGCTTCCGGCCCAAGGTCGGCTACCCGGACAAGTGGCGCGACTACTCCAGCGTGACCATCGTCGCCGGCGACCTGATGGCCAACACCCAGCAGATGCGCCGTTACCAGCGCGCCGACCAGGTCCGCCGCATCGGCACCCGCACCGACCGCGACGAGTGGTTCATGACCCCGCAGACGGTCAACGCCTACTACAACTCGACCTTCAACGAGATCGTGTTCCCGGCCGGCATCCTGCAGGCGCCGTTCTTCGACCTCAACGCCGACGCGGCGGTCAACTACGGCGGCATCGGCGCGGTGATCGGCCACGAAATGGGCCACGGCTTCGACGACCAGGGCAGCAAGTCCGACTACGCCGGCATCCAGCGCAACTGGTGGACCGACCAGGACCGCAGCCGCTTCGAGCAGCTGACCAAGGCGCTGGGCGCGCAGTACGACGCGTTCTGCCCGCTGCCGGGCCAGTGCGTCAACGGCCAGCTGACCATGGGCGAGAACATCGGCGACCTCGGCGGCGTGTCGATGGCCTATACCGCGTACCAGCTGAGCCTGGGCGGCAAGCCGGCGCCGAAGATCGACGGTTTCAGCGGCGACCAGCGCTTCTTCCTGTCGTGGGGCCAGATCTGGCGCGGCAAGTACCGCGACGAGGCGCTGCTGAACCAGCTCAAGACCAACCCGCATTCGCCGTCGCAGTACCGCGCGAACGGGCCGCTGCGCAATTTCGATCCGTGGTATCGCGCGTTCGAGGTCAAGCCGGGCGATGCGATGTATATCGCGCCGGAGCAGCGGGTGCGGATCTGGTAA
- a CDS encoding YciI family protein, producing MRIVLSVVLVAFMAAATVAAAEPAVPEAKATDAKAPDAKAPDAKPAAPAFDAALAQRVGADAHGMRAYVLVILKSGPKRMPEGEARKAMFAGHFANMERLSEQGKLVVAGPFAADPDGWRGLFVFAVKDIEEARALTATDPVIASGEMVAEYHRWYGSAANMLIPELHKQVTAPAKP from the coding sequence ATGCGCATTGTTCTGTCCGTCGTCCTTGTCGCGTTCATGGCGGCCGCCACCGTCGCGGCGGCCGAGCCTGCGGTGCCCGAGGCCAAAGCGACCGATGCAAAGGCGCCAGACGCCAAAGCGCCCGACGCCAAGCCCGCCGCGCCCGCGTTCGACGCGGCGCTGGCCCAGCGCGTCGGCGCCGACGCGCACGGCATGCGCGCCTACGTGCTGGTGATCCTCAAGAGCGGCCCCAAGCGCATGCCCGAGGGCGAGGCGCGCAAGGCCATGTTCGCCGGGCATTTCGCCAACATGGAACGGCTCAGCGAGCAGGGCAAGCTGGTCGTCGCCGGGCCGTTCGCCGCCGATCCGGATGGCTGGCGCGGCTTGTTCGTGTTCGCGGTCAAGGACATCGAGGAAGCGCGCGCGCTGACCGCGACCGACCCGGTCATCGCCAGCGGCGAGATGGTCGCCGAGTACCACCGCTGGTACGGCTCGGCCGCGAACATGCTGATACCGGAGCTGCACAAGCAGGTGACGGCGCCGGCTAAGCCTTGA
- a CDS encoding alpha/beta fold hydrolase → MRTLPALFALMLTAAAAPALAADCKSTAQYADARAVIEDLDRIVAPNGVQEAYAAPIGGIKQWINVRGQDRDNPILLFVHGGPASPLIPGLWQFQRPLEEYFTVVNYDQRGAGKTYTLQDPQSYADSIHIPTYVDDAVQVAEYVRKRYGKRKIVLAGHSWGTIVGMQAALKRPDLFYAYIGIGQVIKVMDNERISFDYGMQQALAHGNTAAVEEMKTIAPYPGDQPVTRERIITARKWAQYYGGMTAYRAESPYFYRAGRLSPDYTDDCERAAVDEGNVYSLGKLLPEFLATDMSGVREFPIPVLMFMGRHDYTTPSQPTDAWLQRVKAPYKRGVWFERSSHMMQWEEPGKLLTSLLSYVRPLTEEGRADAKR, encoded by the coding sequence ATGCGCACACTGCCCGCCCTGTTCGCCCTGATGCTGACCGCAGCCGCCGCGCCGGCGCTCGCCGCCGACTGCAAGAGCACCGCCCAGTACGCCGACGCCCGCGCGGTCATCGAGGACCTCGACCGCATCGTCGCCCCCAACGGCGTGCAGGAAGCCTATGCCGCGCCGATCGGCGGGATAAAGCAGTGGATCAACGTGCGCGGCCAGGACCGCGACAATCCGATCCTGCTGTTCGTCCACGGCGGCCCGGCGTCGCCGCTGATTCCGGGGCTGTGGCAGTTCCAGCGCCCGCTCGAGGAATACTTCACCGTGGTCAACTACGACCAGCGCGGCGCCGGCAAGACCTACACCCTGCAGGATCCGCAGAGCTACGCCGACAGCATCCACATCCCGACCTACGTCGACGACGCGGTGCAGGTCGCCGAGTACGTGCGCAAGCGCTACGGCAAGCGCAAGATCGTCCTCGCCGGCCACAGCTGGGGCACCATCGTCGGCATGCAGGCCGCGCTCAAGCGCCCGGACCTGTTCTATGCCTACATCGGCATCGGCCAGGTCATCAAGGTGATGGACAACGAACGCATCAGCTTCGACTACGGCATGCAGCAGGCGCTGGCCCACGGCAACACCGCCGCGGTCGAGGAGATGAAGACCATCGCGCCGTATCCCGGCGACCAGCCGGTGACCCGCGAACGCATCATCACCGCGCGCAAGTGGGCGCAGTACTACGGCGGCATGACCGCCTACCGCGCCGAATCGCCGTACTTCTACCGCGCCGGGCGGCTGTCGCCGGACTACACCGACGATTGCGAACGCGCCGCGGTCGACGAAGGCAACGTCTATTCGCTCGGCAAGCTGCTGCCGGAATTCCTCGCCACCGACATGAGCGGCGTGCGCGAGTTCCCGATCCCGGTGCTGATGTTCATGGGCCGCCACGACTACACCACGCCGTCGCAGCCGACCGATGCCTGGCTCCAGCGGGTCAAGGCGCCGTACAAGCGCGGCGTCTGGTTCGAACGCTCCTCGCACATGATGCAGTGGGAGGAGCCGGGCAAGCTGCTGACCAGCCTGCTGAGCTATGTGCGGCCGCTGACCGAGGAAGGCCGCGCGGACGCCAAGCGCTGA
- a CDS encoding M14 family metallopeptidase has product MSTATASYPIGIPGQPWGPAEVAEWRSRQVRHRSYEQEVLSQIQRLGERYELVRYGELDYGDDGRFPLFALKSRNWDEALPTMLVTGGVHGYETSGVHGALLFLDQDAGAYAGRINLLVAPCVSPWAYERIHRWNPEAIDPNRSFREASPAQESAALWALATPLRERTAMHIDLHETTDTDETEFRPALAARDGKPCKQGEIPDGFYLVGDSADPQPAFQQAIIAEVEKVTHIAPADANGEIIGSPLVAHGVINYPVSPLGLCAGITQARYRTTTEVYPDSPRATPEQCNQAQAAAVRAAIDYALAHG; this is encoded by the coding sequence ATGAGCACCGCCACCGCCTCCTATCCCATCGGCATCCCCGGCCAGCCTTGGGGCCCGGCGGAAGTCGCCGAATGGCGTTCGCGCCAGGTCCGCCACCGCAGCTACGAGCAAGAGGTGCTGAGCCAGATCCAGCGCCTGGGCGAGCGTTACGAGCTGGTGCGCTACGGCGAACTCGACTACGGCGACGACGGCCGCTTCCCGCTGTTCGCGCTCAAGAGCCGCAACTGGGACGAGGCGCTGCCGACGATGCTGGTCACCGGCGGTGTGCACGGTTACGAAACCAGCGGCGTGCACGGCGCGCTGCTGTTCCTGGACCAGGACGCCGGCGCCTACGCCGGCCGCATCAATCTGCTGGTGGCGCCGTGCGTCAGCCCGTGGGCGTACGAGCGCATCCATCGCTGGAATCCCGAGGCGATCGATCCGAATCGTTCGTTCCGCGAGGCCAGCCCGGCGCAGGAGTCCGCCGCGCTGTGGGCGCTGGCGACGCCGCTGCGCGAGCGCACGGCGATGCACATCGACCTGCACGAAACCACCGACACCGACGAAACCGAGTTCCGCCCGGCGCTGGCCGCGCGCGACGGCAAACCGTGCAAGCAGGGCGAGATTCCCGACGGTTTCTATCTGGTCGGCGACAGCGCGGATCCGCAGCCCGCGTTCCAGCAGGCGATCATCGCCGAGGTCGAGAAGGTCACCCACATCGCGCCGGCCGACGCCAACGGCGAGATCATCGGTTCGCCGCTGGTCGCGCACGGCGTCATCAACTATCCGGTGAGCCCGCTCGGCCTGTGCGCCGGCATCACCCAAGCGCGTTACCGCACCACCACCGAGGTCTATCCGGACAGCCCGCGGGCGACGCCGGAGCAGTGCAACCAGGCCCAGGCCGCGGCGGTGCGCGCGGCGATCGACTACGCCCTGGCGCACGGCTGA
- a CDS encoding YqaA family protein, whose amino-acid sequence MVYLGLFLIAFVAATLLPAQSEAALAGLIVQGYAPWLLIAVATVGNVLGSTVNWWLGRELTRFGDRRWFPVKPAHLARAQAWYARYGRWSLLLSWAPVIGDPLTLAAGVMREPLRVFLALVGVAKLLRYLVVAAIALRWL is encoded by the coding sequence ATGGTCTACCTCGGCCTGTTCCTGATCGCCTTCGTCGCCGCCACGCTGCTGCCGGCGCAATCGGAAGCCGCGCTTGCGGGCCTGATCGTGCAGGGCTACGCGCCGTGGCTGCTGATCGCCGTCGCCACCGTCGGCAACGTGCTCGGCTCCACCGTCAACTGGTGGCTCGGCCGCGAGCTGACCCGCTTCGGCGATCGCCGCTGGTTCCCGGTCAAGCCCGCGCATCTGGCGCGCGCGCAGGCGTGGTACGCGCGCTACGGCCGCTGGAGCCTCTTGCTGAGCTGGGCTCCGGTGATCGGCGATCCGCTGACCTTGGCCGCGGGGGTCATGCGCGAGCCGTTGCGGGTGTTCCTGGCGTTGGTCGGCGTGGCGAAATTGCTGCGCTACCTCGTGGTTGCCGCGATCGCGCTGCGTTGGCTGTGA
- a CDS encoding YciI family protein, with protein MRFLSLIRIDETTARPPDERLLAEMGRLMEEMTREGVLIQTAGLMPSANGRRLRLRGGRISATDGPFAESKEVIGGFALFEAPDLDAAIAHTHRFLAVHGDGWDLECEVRPLMPDNACGG; from the coding sequence ATGCGCTTTTTGTCCCTGATCCGCATCGACGAAACCACCGCCCGCCCGCCGGACGAGCGCCTGCTCGCCGAGATGGGCCGGCTGATGGAAGAAATGACCCGCGAGGGCGTGCTGATCCAGACCGCCGGCCTGATGCCGAGCGCGAACGGCCGGCGCCTGCGCTTGCGCGGCGGCAGGATCAGCGCCACCGACGGCCCGTTCGCCGAGAGCAAGGAAGTGATCGGCGGCTTCGCCTTGTTCGAAGCGCCCGACCTGGACGCGGCGATCGCGCACACGCATCGGTTCCTCGCAGTGCACGGCGACGGCTGGGATCTGGAATGCGAAGTGCGGCCGCTGATGCCCGACAACGCCTGCGGCGGCTGA